In Calliopsis andreniformis isolate RMS-2024a chromosome 8, iyCalAndr_principal, whole genome shotgun sequence, one DNA window encodes the following:
- the LOC143182516 gene encoding WD repeat-containing protein 36, which translates to MVHSKIFLRNRALGYVSNHIPLVTRYIERRKENLIVTCVGNAFHTYGCTHFTLLSVSGTHPGEITCLAADSYHIYTACENVIYAWRRGTELKHTYKGHECAVHSMLSFGPHLISVDEDSNVKVWDIKTEELVLELTFSSKLFKITSLMHPNTYMNKVLFGSEQGQLQLWNLKIVKSIYAFNGWNTPVTVIEQAPAIDVVAVGLSDGRIILHNLKFDESLFELVQDWGSVISISFRTDDHPIMATGSLDGHIVFWNLEQRKVESQLQKAHFGAVTGLKYLPNEPLLVSSSPDNSLKLWIFDLADGAGRLLRIREAHAEPPTMIRFYGNEGNNILTAGSDSSLRIFSTVTEILNKSLGRASYNRKTAKKRGRAIDDPLLMPPITQMAAETTREKEWVNIVATHSGLGKVTTWSFNQAKMGELMLLPEKFKRNYNVVATSVCLTKCGNFVVIGYNTGHVERFNVQSGIHRASYGNEKGAHKGPVKGVMVDPLNQTVITAGKDAFIKFWDFKPKTGNTEPRAKMAMDEPIEWLRYHDESSLVALALENFSIVLVDLDTRRIVRHFEGHEGRLTDACFNPDSRWLVSASMDCTIRTWDIPSSNLIDIFQVPEACISLHFSPTGEFLATAHVSNVGIYLWSNRTLYSHISLKAINKNDPIPMIGLPGSVVEINDSEEEEDTEPEPEYISPEQLDRDLITMSGLANSRWQNLLNIDIVKKRNKPKEPPKAPENAPFFLPTIPSLDLKFDFSDVKNAEANKKIITHPDLQNLTFFGKSLLAVEDGEYKDVIEKLKSMSPSSIDFEIQSLSADEKTSNTLLLQFMKMIYQMIEKKRDFELSQAYLSVFLKWHGTTITETESLRNYLSTLQELQLKNWNLLQNILFYNLSVVEALKKM; encoded by the exons ATGGTGCACAGTAAAATATTCTTAAGAAATCGTGCATTAGGATATGTCAGTAATCATATTCCTCTCGTGACTAGATATATTGAAAGACGAAAAGAGAATCTCATAGTAACATGCGTGGGTAATGCTTTTCACACCTATGGGTGTACACATTTCACGCTTCTGAGCGTGTCAGGTACGCACCCAGGTGAAATTACCTGCTTAGCAGCAGACTCGTATCACATTTACACAGCATGTGAGAATGTGATATATGCTTGGCGGAGAGGGACAGAACTGAAGCATACTTACAAAGGTCATGAATGTGCAGTGCATAGTATGTTATCGTTTGGCCCACATTTGATATCTGTTGATGAAGACAGCAATGTCAAAGTTTGGGATATTAAAACAGAAGAGCTTGTGCTAGAACTTACGTTTAGCAGCAAGCTTTTTAAGATAACATCGTTGATGCATCCTAATACTTATATGAATAAAGTCCTATTTGGAAGTGAACAGGGTCAATTGCAACTGTGGAATTTGAAAATTGTAAAATCAATTTATGCATTTAATGGATGGAACACACCAGTAACCGTAATCGAACAAGCACCAGCAATAGATGTTGTAGCTGTGGGTTTAAGTGATGGAAGAATCATATTacataatttgaaatttgatgaAAGCCTTTTTGAATTGGTTCAAGATTGGGGTTCTGTAATATCCATCAGTTTTCGAACAGATGATCACCCGATCATGGCTACAGGAAGTCTAGATGGTCATATTGTGTTTTGGAACTTGGAACAACGTAAAGTagaaagtcaactccagaaagcTCATTTTGGAGCAGTAACAGGCCTAAAGTATTTGCCCAATGAGCCACTATTAGTATCATCATCACCTGACAATTCTTTAAAACTATGGATATTTGATTTAGCTGATGGTGCTGGTAGACTTTTAAGAATAAGAGAAGCTCATGCAGAACCACCTACTATGATTCGTTTTTATGGAAATGAAGGCAACAATATATTAACAGCTGGAAGTGATTCTTCCTTAAGGATATTCTCAACAGTTACAGAAATACTGAATAAAAGTTTGGGAAGAGCttcatacaatagaaaaactgcaaAGAAGAGAGGAAGAGCTATAGATGATCCTTTACTCATGCCACCAATAACTCAGATGGCTGCTGAAACAACAAGAGAAAAAGAGTGGGTTAATATTGTAGCAACACATTCTGGCCTAGGTAAAGTTACTACTTGGTCCTTTAACCAAGCAAAAATGGGAGAGCTCATGCTATTACCTGAAAAATTCAAAAGGAACTACAATGTTGTGGCCACTAGTGTATGCTTAACAAAATGTGGCAATTTTGTTGTTATTGGTTACAATACAGGACATGTAGAAAGGTTTAATGTACAATCAGGAATTCATAGAGCTAGTTATGGCAATGAGAAAGGGGCCCATAAGGGTCCTGTGAAGGGTGTAATGGTGGATCCTTTGAATCAAACTGTTATCACTGCTGGAAAAGATGCTTTTATAAAATTTTGGGATTTTAAGCCAAAGACAG GAAATACGGAACCAAGAGCAAAGATGGCAATGGATGAACCGATTGAATGGCTACGATATCATGACGAAAGTTCCCTTGTAGCTCTAGCACTAGAAAATTTCAGTATAGTATTAGTAGATCTAGATACGAGAAGAATTGTTCGTCACTTCGAGGGACACGAGGGACGGTTGACCGATGCATGTTTTAATCCTGATTCCAGGTGGTTAGTTTCAGCATCTATGGATTGTACAATTCGTACGTGGGATATTCCTTCCTCGAATTTAATAGATATCTTTCAG GTTCCAGAGGCGTGCATATCGTTACATTTTTCTCCGACTGGAGAGTTCCTTGCCACGGCACATGTTTCTAATGTCGGGATATATTTATGGTCAAATCGTACCCTTTATTCTCACATTTCGCTAAAAGCGATCAATAAGAACGACCCGATTCCAATGATCGGTCTTCCTGGTTCTGTGGTAGAAATTAATGATTCTGAGGAAGAGGAGGACACTGAACCAGAACCAGAATACATTTCTCCAGAACAACTTGACCGTGATCTTATCACGATGTCTGGTTTAGCGAACTCCAGATGGCAGAATCTACTCAATATAGATATCGTAAAAAAGAGAAATAAACCAAAAGAACCACCTAAGGCACCAGAAAATGCTCCTTTCTTCTTACCAACGATTCCATCATTGGATCTAAAATTCGATTTCTCAGATGTTAAAAATGCGGAAGcgaataagaaaataattacccATCCTGATCTGCAGAATCTTACTTTCTTTGGGAAATCTTTATTAgctgttgaagatggagaatataAAGATGTTATTGAGAAACTGAAATCCATGAGCCCAAGTTCGATCGATTTCGAAATTCAATCACTTTCAGCAGACGAAAAAACGTCGAACACGCTCTTGCTTCAATTTATGAAGATGATATATCAAATGATTGAAAAGAAAAGAGATTTTGAACTATCGCAGGC